Proteins encoded together in one candidate division TA06 bacterium window:
- a CDS encoding acylphosphatase, producing the protein MNKKVIFHISGRVQGVGYRYFVLHRAQSLELAGYVRNLRDGRVEVVAEGDEQDLKTLIDELQQGPSGAVVSQVKTKWQESNRDFTAFEVKF; encoded by the coding sequence ATGAACAAAAAAGTGATATTCCATATCTCCGGCAGGGTGCAGGGCGTAGGCTACCGGTATTTTGTGCTCCACCGGGCCCAAAGCCTGGAACTTGCCGGATATGTCCGCAACCTAAGGGACGGCCGGGTGGAGGTGGTGGCCGAAGGCGACGAGCAGGACCTTAAAACGCTTATAGACGAATTGCAACAGGGTCCGTCTGGAGCGGTGGTTAGCCAAGTTAAAACGAAATGGCAAGAATCCAACCGGGATTTTACCGCCTTTGAAGTCAAATTTTAA
- a CDS encoding adenine phosphoribosyltransferase, whose translation MAVNLKKHIREVPDFPKPGINFKDITTLLRDKKAFKDAVDQLYLQAKKLKIDAIAVIESRGFPFGSALAYKMGVGVILVRKPNKLPAKTVKQTYALEYGADSLEIHADAVKKGQKVLIVDDLLATGGTALAVAKLVEKLGGQVAGLAFVVELDFLKGKDKLKKYKVISLVHYDAE comes from the coding sequence ATGGCCGTTAACCTTAAAAAACACATCCGGGAGGTGCCGGATTTTCCCAAGCCGGGGATCAATTTCAAGGACATCACCACTTTGCTGCGCGACAAAAAGGCTTTCAAGGACGCGGTGGACCAGCTTTATCTTCAGGCCAAAAAACTCAAGATCGACGCCATCGCGGTGATAGAATCCCGGGGCTTTCCTTTCGGTTCGGCCCTGGCCTACAAAATGGGAGTCGGGGTGATCCTGGTTCGCAAGCCCAATAAACTGCCGGCCAAGACCGTCAAGCAGACCTACGCGCTGGAATACGGCGCCGACTCGCTGGAGATACATGCCGATGCGGTCAAAAAAGGCCAGAAAGTGCTGATAGTGGACGATCTTTTGGCCACCGGGGGAACAGCGCTGGCCGTGGCCAAATTAGTGGAGAAGCTGGGCGGTCAGGTGGCGGGCCTGGCGTTTGTGGTGGAGCTGGACTTTTTAAAGGGCAAGGACAAACTCAAAAAGTATAAAGTAATCTCGCTGGTTCATTACGATGCCGAATGA